In the Klebsiella aerogenes KCTC 2190 genome, one interval contains:
- a CDS encoding type 1 fimbrial protein — protein sequence MKKFIWLALFLFTEFSWGCGGANYGDISMTNLPEKILVSAGNYSAGTVLYDSGKITHSSTALTNCEGNIYALFQWASNNAGSLLGDNIYTTSLQGVGLRVKVWLNITGEYDGDSGDFSSDYQTHFIGDANYYLGKPSGLLDYYASTSYSPAYQLQLVATGGPIATNSKLSLTDPIATVSAKDSTGTIVISQLHISGTTTIQLTPMGCVTNSSGLNFEMGTVSASAFNSATKVGSARQSVTLSCEPGTNVSMRVTAAQAGGDNPDNTVMALTADSNVATGVGVQLNLNGEALPLNTDISLYSSSRTTVTNSDADAGYTVFTNPDSPGGATALQTLSFSANYYKTGAEVTAGPANASGVITFTYN from the coding sequence ATGAAAAAATTTATCTGGCTAGCTCTGTTCCTGTTTACTGAGTTTAGCTGGGGGTGTGGCGGGGCAAATTACGGTGATATATCCATGACTAATTTACCTGAGAAGATTTTAGTTAGTGCCGGGAATTACTCAGCCGGAACAGTATTATATGACTCAGGAAAAATAACTCATTCGTCAACCGCTCTAACTAATTGTGAAGGAAATATCTACGCTCTCTTTCAGTGGGCCTCAAATAATGCAGGTAGTTTACTCGGGGATAATATCTATACCACCTCGTTACAAGGCGTTGGATTGAGAGTCAAAGTCTGGCTAAACATTACCGGGGAATATGACGGCGATAGTGGTGATTTCAGTAGTGACTATCAGACGCATTTTATTGGTGATGCTAATTACTATCTTGGTAAACCTTCCGGGCTACTGGATTATTATGCTTCAACCAGTTATTCACCCGCTTACCAGCTGCAGTTAGTGGCGACAGGCGGTCCAATAGCGACAAATAGTAAACTGTCTTTGACCGATCCGATCGCTACGGTTTCTGCGAAAGATAGCACAGGCACTATCGTGATTTCGCAACTGCATATTAGCGGCACCACCACGATTCAACTGACCCCGATGGGCTGTGTAACCAATAGCTCGGGGCTGAACTTCGAGATGGGTACGGTCAGCGCTTCGGCGTTTAATTCAGCGACGAAAGTGGGCTCAGCTCGGCAGTCGGTCACGCTCTCCTGCGAACCGGGCACTAACGTCTCGATGCGGGTGACGGCGGCACAAGCGGGCGGTGATAATCCTGATAACACGGTGATGGCGCTGACAGCAGATAGCAATGTCGCCACCGGTGTTGGCGTCCAGCTCAATCTGAATGGCGAGGCGCTACCGTTGAATACGGATATCAGTTTGTATTCTTCAAGCCGCACGACGGTGACCAATAGCGACGCGGATGCCGGTTATACCGTCTTTACCAACCCTGATAGCCCCGGCGGTGCTACCGCTTTGCAGACATTATCGTTTTCCGCCAACTATTATAAGACGGGGGCTGAGGTGACGGCGGGGCCGGCAAATGCGAGCGGGGTGATAACCTTTACCTATAACTAA
- a CDS encoding fimbrial assembly chaperone: protein MRNCLFFISLLLAFSNAQASVVVGATRVIFDGAKESTVVGVDNKDNTTNIVQSWLSVVDTSSPVKDAFIITPPLFRLNSGEKGFVRIVRSGKPLPTDRESMLWLNVKGIPAMDNMPDKNTVQFAINSKIKLIYRPKELQGQIPENYADKLQWRRDSNFYSVINHSPLYMNFSQIKISGQNISGIWFVAPFSTLKIPAKAVLSSAGSKEITWSVINDYGMAGKKYSAIIQ, encoded by the coding sequence ATGAGAAATTGTTTATTCTTTATTAGCTTATTGCTAGCTTTTTCGAATGCACAAGCGAGCGTGGTGGTGGGCGCGACTCGTGTGATATTTGATGGCGCCAAAGAGAGTACGGTGGTTGGTGTTGATAATAAAGATAATACTACTAATATTGTTCAGTCCTGGCTTTCTGTCGTTGATACGTCATCGCCAGTAAAAGACGCTTTTATTATTACACCGCCGCTATTCCGATTAAATTCGGGAGAGAAAGGATTTGTCCGGATCGTGCGCTCAGGGAAACCATTGCCAACAGATCGCGAGTCTATGCTCTGGTTAAATGTTAAAGGCATACCCGCGATGGACAATATGCCAGATAAAAATACGGTGCAGTTTGCCATTAACTCTAAAATTAAACTTATTTATCGTCCAAAAGAACTACAGGGCCAAATACCAGAAAACTATGCGGATAAATTACAATGGCGCCGCGATAGCAATTTTTATAGTGTTATAAATCATTCACCATTGTATATGAACTTCTCACAAATAAAGATTAGTGGTCAGAATATATCTGGAATATGGTTCGTTGCACCATTTTCTACGTTAAAGATACCGGCAAAAGCTGTTTTATCCTCTGCGGGAAGTAAAGAAATCACATGGAGCGTGATTAATGATTATGGCATGGCAGGGAAAAAATATTCCGCAATCATACAGTAG
- the gltP gene encoding glutamate/aspartate:proton symporter GltP: MKKTKVSLAWQILLALVLGILLGSYLHYHAESRDWLISNLLTPAGDIFIHLIKMIVVPIVISTLVVGIAGVGDAKQLGRIGAKTIIYFEVITTVAIVLGITLANVFQPGSGIDMSQLAAVDISKYQNTTAEVQSHAHGLMGTILSLVPTNIVASMAKGDMLPIIFFSVLFGLGLSSLPATHREPLVTVFRSISETMFKVTHMVMRYAPVGVFALISVTVATFGFASLWPLAKLVILVYFAILFFALVVLGIVARVCGLSIWILIRILKDELILAYSTASSESVLPRIIEKMEAYGAPASITSFVVPTGYSFNLDGSTLYQSIAAIFIAQLYGIDLSLWQEITLVLTLMVTSKGIAGVPGVSFVVLLATLGSVGIPLEGLAFIAGVDRILDMARTALNVVGNALAVLVIAKWEHKFDRKKALAYEREVLGKFDKTAQ; the protein is encoded by the coding sequence ATGAAAAAAACAAAAGTCAGCCTGGCCTGGCAGATTTTGCTAGCCCTGGTGCTTGGCATACTTCTGGGCAGCTACCTGCATTACCACGCCGAAAGCCGTGATTGGTTAATCTCTAACCTCCTGACCCCGGCAGGCGATATCTTTATCCACCTGATCAAAATGATTGTCGTCCCGATTGTCATCTCGACGCTGGTGGTGGGCATTGCGGGTGTAGGCGACGCCAAGCAACTGGGCCGCATCGGCGCTAAGACCATCATCTATTTTGAAGTGATCACCACGGTGGCGATTGTGCTGGGGATCACCCTGGCGAACGTCTTCCAACCGGGCAGCGGCATTGATATGTCGCAGCTGGCGGCGGTCGATATCTCGAAATATCAGAACACCACCGCAGAGGTGCAGAGCCACGCTCATGGCCTGATGGGGACTATCCTGTCGCTGGTGCCGACCAATATCGTCGCCTCGATGGCGAAAGGCGATATGCTGCCGATTATCTTCTTCTCGGTGCTGTTCGGTCTGGGCCTCTCTTCATTGCCGGCGACCCATCGCGAACCGCTGGTCACCGTTTTCCGTTCTATCTCTGAAACCATGTTCAAAGTGACGCACATGGTAATGCGCTATGCGCCGGTCGGGGTCTTTGCCCTGATCTCGGTGACCGTCGCCACCTTCGGCTTCGCTTCGCTGTGGCCGCTGGCTAAGCTGGTTATCCTGGTTTACTTCGCGATTCTGTTCTTCGCGCTGGTGGTGCTGGGTATCGTGGCGCGGGTATGTGGGCTGAGCATCTGGATCCTGATTCGTATCCTTAAAGATGAGCTGATTCTGGCTTATTCCACGGCGAGCTCCGAGAGCGTGCTGCCGCGTATCATTGAGAAAATGGAAGCCTACGGCGCGCCGGCCTCAATCACCAGCTTCGTGGTGCCGACCGGCTACTCCTTTAACCTCGATGGTTCGACGCTATATCAGAGCATCGCGGCGATCTTCATCGCCCAACTGTACGGTATCGACCTCTCCCTGTGGCAGGAAATCACTCTCGTGCTGACGCTGATGGTGACCTCGAAAGGCATCGCGGGTGTACCGGGCGTCTCCTTCGTGGTGCTGCTGGCGACCCTGGGTAGCGTGGGGATCCCGCTGGAAGGGCTGGCGTTTATTGCCGGCGTCGACCGTATCCTCGATATGGCGCGTACCGCGCTGAACGTGGTCGGCAACGCGCTGGCGGTGCTGGTTATCGCCAAGTGGGAACATAAGTTTGATCGCAAGAAAGCGCTGGCGTATGAACGCGAAGTGCTGGGCAAGTTTGATAAAACCGCCCAATAA
- a CDS encoding fimbrial protein — MGDVKNIGGILICLLGYLICGLFVISPPVFAYEDSSTLNFNVSGNIEEPSCNVEIKPSTTIDLGTVSYQTLTGKAGSSGESTPVKLEFSNCSAGISTVTLSFSGSYFDDAHASIYKNYQTGSDGASGVGMQLLSQADNQPLGPNDRYVYTFDDSAGSHTFNMIARMYSPYGKISAGIVGFTATFDVTYK, encoded by the coding sequence ATGGGTGATGTTAAAAATATTGGCGGTATCTTGATCTGTTTATTAGGTTATTTAATCTGTGGGTTGTTTGTTATTTCGCCACCAGTTTTCGCCTATGAGGATTCAAGTACGCTCAATTTTAATGTTTCCGGAAACATTGAGGAGCCATCCTGTAACGTTGAAATAAAACCCTCTACCACCATTGATCTAGGCACGGTGTCGTATCAAACGCTTACCGGTAAAGCGGGTTCTAGTGGGGAAAGCACGCCGGTTAAGCTTGAGTTTAGTAACTGCTCCGCGGGAATCTCTACGGTCACCTTATCCTTCAGTGGCTCCTATTTTGATGATGCCCATGCTTCAATTTATAAAAACTATCAAACCGGTAGTGATGGGGCCAGCGGTGTCGGAATGCAACTGCTTAGCCAGGCGGATAACCAGCCATTAGGGCCGAACGATCGGTATGTTTATACGTTTGATGATAGTGCTGGCTCTCATACATTTAACATGATCGCCAGAATGTATTCACCCTACGGAAAAATTAGTGCTGGCATTGTGGGATTTACCGCGACCTTTGATGTCACCTATAAATAA
- a CDS encoding DUF485 domain-containing protein, producing MNEQICQRIENSAHFRELVASRQRFAAILSVIMLVIYVGFILLIAFAPGWLGTPLHEGTSVTRGIPIGIGVIIVSFVLTGIYVWRANGEYDKLTKSVISEVQAS from the coding sequence ATGAATGAACAAATTTGTCAGCGGATAGAAAATAGTGCGCATTTCAGGGAGTTAGTTGCATCACGGCAACGGTTTGCCGCCATTCTGTCAGTCATTATGTTGGTCATTTACGTAGGCTTTATTTTGCTTATCGCCTTCGCGCCCGGCTGGCTGGGGACGCCTCTGCATGAAGGCACCAGCGTGACCCGCGGCATCCCTATTGGTATCGGCGTCATTATTGTGTCCTTCGTCCTGACCGGGATTTACGTCTGGCGGGCAAACGGCGAATACGACAAGTTGACCAAAAGCGTGATCAGCGAGGTGCAAGCATCATGA
- a CDS encoding tetratricopeptide repeat protein, translating to MKYLYLLLALTSFAADAADPGSQYQQQAEAGDPRAQFYLADTWVSSGNYQQAEYWAQKAAAQGDGDAMALLAQLKIRNPQQADYQQARQLAEKSVQAGSKAGEIILARVLVNQQAGPTDYAHAIRLLQDAAKDEESDSAVDAQMLLGLIYASGVLPPEDDLKAAQYFKGSSALSRTGYAEYWAGMMFQQGEKGFIEPNPQKALHWLNVSCQEGFDTGCEEFDRITKG from the coding sequence ATGAAATACCTCTATTTACTGCTGGCGCTGACAAGCTTCGCCGCAGACGCTGCGGATCCGGGCAGCCAATACCAACAGCAGGCCGAAGCTGGCGACCCACGCGCGCAGTTTTATCTGGCGGACACCTGGGTTAGCTCCGGCAACTATCAACAGGCTGAATACTGGGCGCAGAAAGCGGCGGCGCAGGGCGATGGCGACGCGATGGCGCTGCTGGCTCAGCTTAAAATCCGTAACCCGCAGCAGGCCGACTATCAACAGGCCCGACAGCTAGCGGAAAAATCCGTGCAGGCCGGCAGCAAGGCCGGCGAGATTATCCTCGCCCGCGTACTGGTCAATCAGCAGGCAGGCCCTACCGATTATGCGCACGCCATCAGGTTGCTGCAGGATGCGGCCAAAGATGAAGAGAGCGACTCCGCCGTCGATGCGCAGATGCTGCTGGGGCTTATCTACGCCAGCGGCGTGCTGCCGCCGGAAGATGACCTCAAGGCCGCGCAATACTTCAAAGGCAGCTCGGCGCTTTCACGCACCGGCTATGCCGAATACTGGGCAGGGATGATGTTCCAGCAGGGAGAGAAAGGTTTTATCGAACCAAACCCGCAAAAAGCGCTGCACTGGCTTAACGTCAGCTGTCAGGAGGGGTTTGATACCGGATGTGAAGAGTTCGACAGGATAACCAAAGGCTAA
- a CDS encoding fimbria/pilus outer membrane usher protein: protein MIMAWQGKNIPQSYSSIALFQTPGYIGVAFLLYVTTLSSGAQAGEYFNPHLLEVTESSATAVDLSWLSQDTIPPGSYNLDIYINDKYISSEVVEFKKNTDNQQIKVQPCIGVELLRSWSINTERYPQLADMATHCARLSVIPGLEYSVSLSQQRLALSVPQAALLNRPGDYVPEEQWQQGINAGLLNYSLSGQWNTPRHGGSATESQFASLQPGINLGPWRLRNYSTFDHGDGGSHWQSVYSYLARDIHTLRSQFVLGNTYTSSGIYDSMNFTGLQLSSDKEMLPDSLHGFAPTIKGIARTTAEVTVYQNGYSIYKTTVAPGAFEIKDLYSTGSAGDLNVNIKESDGSEQNFIVPYASLAILQREGQLDYAFSSGKTRATSSGDKEYNFIQSTAAYGVSSNITLYAGLQQAEDKYTNILMGSGFNLGSIGALSFDASQSLADIKQNETRSTLSQKKGQSLRLRFSKSFIRTGTNFSVAGYRYSTAGYYSFQDFIDNASNDRDCCTLNGRKKGRFDASISQSLFGHGSLSLSLVNETYWDSSRMESLGIGYSGSVGKVSYFINYSYNRNVQSSENSTETKPDSDTLVSLTLSLPLGESLSSNYSMSSGRTSDTTHSVGLNGMMLADRSLNWNIQQGYNASNKSTSGNIGVDYQSSRGDISGGYGYDHYSNHYNYSLRGGMIAHAGGLTLSRFLGESSALIATPGVGDVAVRGQTNVTTDSTGYAIVPYIRPYHINNLSLDEQQIAGAEIDNVVKNVVPTRNAIVRVQYDTYIGAKAMVTLKTRTGVAPFGAIVTLEKQPQRRQDIRSNIVGDDGQVYMTGLQQKGTMLVKWGEGDNEQCRANYDLTGREKSQEIIFYQTLCH from the coding sequence ATGATTATGGCATGGCAGGGAAAAAATATTCCGCAATCATACAGTAGCATTGCTCTGTTTCAGACTCCAGGGTATATCGGAGTAGCATTTCTGCTATACGTTACTACCCTAAGTTCTGGCGCGCAAGCCGGAGAATACTTCAACCCTCATTTACTGGAAGTGACTGAAAGTAGTGCTACCGCTGTGGATTTATCCTGGTTATCTCAGGATACGATTCCTCCCGGCAGTTATAATCTGGATATTTATATTAATGATAAATATATATCTTCCGAGGTTGTTGAATTTAAAAAAAACACAGATAACCAGCAGATAAAGGTTCAACCCTGCATTGGCGTTGAGCTGTTAAGATCATGGTCGATTAATACCGAGCGTTATCCGCAGTTAGCGGATATGGCAACGCATTGTGCCCGTCTGTCTGTTATTCCTGGCCTTGAATACTCCGTATCGTTATCGCAGCAGCGCCTCGCACTTTCCGTGCCGCAGGCGGCGTTGCTTAATCGCCCTGGAGACTATGTTCCGGAAGAACAGTGGCAGCAAGGAATAAACGCGGGTTTGCTTAACTACAGTTTGTCGGGGCAATGGAATACACCGCGGCACGGCGGTAGCGCCACCGAAAGTCAGTTTGCGAGTTTGCAGCCTGGCATAAATCTGGGGCCGTGGCGTCTTCGCAACTATAGCACGTTTGATCATGGCGATGGCGGCAGCCACTGGCAATCGGTGTATAGCTATCTTGCTCGCGATATTCATACCTTGAGAAGCCAATTCGTTCTGGGTAATACGTATACCTCATCAGGTATATATGACAGTATGAATTTTACTGGTCTGCAACTAAGCTCTGATAAGGAAATGCTGCCGGACAGTCTGCATGGTTTCGCGCCAACGATTAAAGGTATCGCGCGTACTACCGCTGAGGTCACCGTTTATCAGAATGGTTACAGTATCTATAAAACAACGGTTGCCCCCGGGGCCTTCGAGATTAAGGATCTTTATTCAACGGGGAGCGCAGGCGATCTCAACGTTAATATTAAAGAGTCCGATGGTAGTGAGCAAAATTTTATTGTGCCTTATGCGTCGCTTGCCATTTTGCAGCGAGAGGGGCAGTTGGACTATGCCTTTAGTAGCGGAAAAACGCGCGCGACCAGTTCTGGCGATAAAGAATATAATTTTATCCAGTCGACAGCGGCATACGGCGTTTCAAGCAATATTACGTTATATGCTGGATTGCAACAGGCTGAAGATAAATATACTAATATATTAATGGGTTCTGGTTTTAACTTAGGCAGTATTGGCGCGTTGTCGTTTGACGCTTCTCAGTCATTGGCAGATATTAAACAAAACGAAACCCGTTCTACGTTATCGCAAAAAAAAGGACAATCCTTACGTCTGCGCTTTAGTAAGAGCTTTATACGGACGGGAACTAATTTTTCGGTTGCGGGTTATCGCTATTCTACCGCGGGATATTACTCCTTTCAGGATTTTATCGATAATGCCTCAAATGACCGCGATTGTTGTACCTTAAATGGTCGGAAAAAAGGGCGCTTTGATGCCTCAATATCGCAATCACTATTTGGACACGGTTCTCTGTCGCTTTCTTTAGTCAATGAAACCTACTGGGATAGTTCGCGAATGGAGTCTCTGGGTATTGGCTATAGCGGGTCTGTGGGAAAAGTCTCGTATTTTATTAATTACTCATATAACCGAAACGTGCAAAGTAGCGAAAATAGTACCGAGACTAAACCTGACAGCGATACCCTTGTGTCTTTAACGCTGTCTCTGCCGCTCGGCGAGAGTCTCTCATCTAACTACAGCATGAGCTCTGGCCGTACCAGCGACACTACCCACAGCGTAGGACTGAACGGTATGATGCTGGCGGATCGATCGCTTAACTGGAATATTCAGCAAGGTTATAACGCCAGTAATAAAAGCACTTCCGGAAATATTGGCGTGGATTATCAGAGTTCCAGAGGGGATATTTCCGGCGGTTACGGCTATGACCATTATAGCAACCATTATAACTATTCATTACGCGGTGGCATGATCGCCCACGCCGGTGGACTCACGCTTTCCCGATTCCTCGGCGAGAGTTCCGCCCTGATTGCCACGCCCGGTGTGGGTGATGTGGCGGTACGCGGACAAACCAATGTCACTACCGATTCCACAGGTTACGCAATTGTGCCATATATTCGGCCGTACCATATTAATAACCTGTCATTGGATGAACAGCAGATTGCAGGTGCGGAGATCGATAATGTGGTGAAAAACGTGGTACCGACGCGCAACGCGATAGTGAGAGTGCAATACGATACTTATATTGGAGCGAAAGCGATGGTCACTTTAAAGACGCGGACCGGCGTCGCGCCGTTCGGCGCCATTGTGACTTTAGAAAAACAGCCGCAACGGCGCCAGGATATTCGCAGCAATATTGTTGGTGATGACGGGCAGGTTTATATGACAGGGCTTCAGCAAAAAGGAACCATGCTGGTGAAATGGGGTGAGGGAGACAATGAACAATGCCGCGCAAACTATGATTTGACGGGTAGAGAAAAAAGCCAGGAGATTATTTTTTATCAAACACTGTGTCATTAA
- the acs gene encoding acetate--CoA ligase yields MSQIHKHPIPAEIAEHCLMNPQQYQVNYQQSITNPDAFWGEQGKILDWIKPYTQVKNTSFAPGNISIKWYEDGTLNLAANCLDRHLHERGDQTAIIWEGDDASQSKNITYRQLHRDVCRFANVLLDLGIKKGDVVAIYMPMVPEAAVAMLACARIGAIHSVIFGGFSPEAVAGRIIDSSARLVITSDEGLRAGRAIPLKKNVDDALKNPHVTSIEHVVVLKRTGGKIDWQEGRDLWWSDLIEKADDQHEAVEMNAEDPLFILYTSGSTGKPKGVLHTTGGYLVYAATTFKYVFDYHPGDIYWCTADVGWVTGHSYLLYGPLACGATTLMFEGVPNWPTPARMCQVVDKHQVNILYTAPTAIRALMAEGDKAIEGTDRSSLRILGSVGEPINPEAWEWYWKKIGNEKCPVMDTWWQTETGGFMITPLPGATELKAGSATRPFFGVQPVLVDNEGTPLEGATEGNLAIADSWPGQARTLFGDHERFEQTYFSTFKNMYFSGDGARRDEDGYYWITGRVDDVLNVSGHRLGTAEIESALVSHPKIAEAAVVGIPHNIKGQAIYAYVTLNHGEEPTPELYAEVRNWVRKEIGPLATPDVLHWTDSLPKTRSGKIMRRILRKIAAGDTSNLGDTSTLADPGVVDKLLEEKQAIAMPS; encoded by the coding sequence ATGAGCCAAATACATAAACACCCTATTCCCGCAGAGATTGCGGAACATTGCCTGATGAATCCGCAACAGTACCAGGTGAACTACCAACAATCCATCACCAACCCCGATGCCTTCTGGGGCGAGCAGGGTAAAATCCTCGATTGGATCAAACCTTACACACAGGTGAAAAATACCTCTTTCGCGCCGGGAAACATCTCCATCAAATGGTATGAAGATGGCACCCTGAACCTCGCGGCCAACTGTCTCGACCGTCATCTGCACGAGCGCGGCGACCAGACCGCTATCATCTGGGAAGGCGACGACGCCAGCCAGAGCAAAAATATCACTTATCGCCAGCTTCATCGCGATGTTTGCCGTTTTGCCAACGTATTGCTCGATCTGGGCATTAAAAAAGGCGATGTCGTTGCAATCTATATGCCGATGGTGCCGGAAGCCGCCGTGGCCATGCTGGCCTGCGCGCGCATCGGCGCTATCCATTCGGTTATCTTCGGCGGCTTTTCGCCGGAAGCGGTTGCCGGACGCATTATCGACTCCAGCGCTCGCCTGGTGATCACCTCTGACGAGGGGTTACGCGCCGGTCGCGCCATCCCGCTGAAGAAAAACGTCGATGATGCGCTGAAAAACCCGCACGTCACCAGCATCGAGCACGTAGTGGTACTCAAACGCACCGGCGGCAAAATCGACTGGCAGGAAGGTCGTGACCTGTGGTGGAGCGATCTGATTGAAAAAGCGGATGACCAACATGAAGCGGTGGAAATGAACGCCGAAGACCCGCTGTTCATCCTCTATACCTCCGGCTCGACCGGCAAGCCGAAAGGCGTGCTGCACACTACCGGCGGCTACCTGGTGTATGCGGCGACTACCTTCAAATACGTCTTTGATTATCATCCGGGCGATATCTACTGGTGCACCGCCGATGTGGGCTGGGTCACCGGTCACAGCTACCTGCTGTACGGCCCGCTGGCCTGCGGCGCCACCACGCTGATGTTTGAAGGCGTGCCAAACTGGCCGACCCCGGCGCGCATGTGCCAGGTAGTGGATAAACATCAGGTCAATATTCTGTACACCGCGCCGACGGCGATCCGCGCGCTGATGGCGGAGGGCGACAAAGCTATCGAAGGTACCGATCGTTCCTCACTGCGCATCCTCGGCTCGGTCGGCGAGCCGATTAACCCGGAAGCCTGGGAGTGGTACTGGAAGAAGATCGGCAACGAAAAATGCCCGGTGATGGACACCTGGTGGCAGACCGAAACCGGCGGCTTCATGATCACCCCGCTGCCGGGCGCCACCGAACTGAAGGCCGGTTCCGCCACGCGTCCGTTCTTCGGCGTCCAGCCGGTACTGGTGGACAACGAAGGGACGCCGCTGGAAGGCGCGACCGAGGGCAATCTGGCGATCGCCGACTCCTGGCCTGGTCAGGCGCGTACCCTGTTTGGCGATCATGAACGCTTCGAGCAGACCTATTTCTCGACCTTTAAAAATATGTATTTTAGCGGCGACGGCGCCCGTCGCGACGAAGATGGTTACTACTGGATCACCGGTCGCGTCGATGACGTACTGAACGTCTCCGGCCACCGTCTGGGCACCGCGGAAATTGAATCCGCGCTGGTTTCACATCCGAAAATCGCCGAAGCGGCGGTGGTCGGTATTCCGCATAACATCAAAGGCCAGGCCATCTACGCTTACGTGACGCTGAATCACGGCGAAGAGCCGACACCGGAGCTGTATGCCGAAGTACGTAACTGGGTACGCAAAGAGATTGGCCCGCTGGCGACGCCGGATGTACTGCACTGGACCGACTCGTTGCCGAAAACCCGCTCCGGCAAAATCATGCGCCGTATTCTGCGTAAGATTGCCGCTGGCGATACCAGTAATCTCGGGGATACCTCGACGCTGGCCGATCCGGGCGTAGTGGACAAACTGCTCGAAGAGAAGCAGGCCATTGCGATGCCGTCATAA
- the actP gene encoding cation/acetate symporter ActP, which yields MKKVLTALAATLPFAANAADAITGAVQRQPTNWQAIIMFVIFVALTLYITYWASKRVRSRSDYYTAGGNITGFQNGLAISGDFMSAASFLGISALVYTSGYDGLIYSLGFLVGWPIILFLIAERLRNLGRYTFADVASYRLKQGPIRTLSACGSLVVVALYLIAQMVGAGKLIQLLFGLNYHVAVVLVGVLMVLYVLFGGMLATTWVQIIKAVLLLFGASFMAFMVMKHVGFSFNNLFAEAMAVHPKGAAIMSPGGLVKDPISALSLGLGLMFGTAGLPHILMRFFTVSDAKEARKSVFYATGFMGYFYILTFIIGFGAIMLVGANPAFKDAAGQLIGGNNMAAVHLADAVGGNLFLGFISAVAFATILAVVAGLTLAGASAVSHDLYANVFKKGATEREELKVSKITVLILGVVAILLGILFENQNIAFMVGLAFSIAASCNFPIILLSMYWSKLTTRGAMIGGWLGLLTAVILMILGPTIWVQILGHEKAVFPYEYPALFSIAIAFIGIWLFSITDNSAEGMREREQFRAQFIRSQTGIGIERGQAH from the coding sequence ATGAAAAAAGTCCTGACGGCGCTTGCCGCCACGCTCCCTTTCGCCGCTAACGCCGCCGATGCCATTACCGGCGCGGTGCAGCGTCAGCCGACTAACTGGCAGGCGATTATCATGTTCGTGATTTTCGTCGCCCTGACGCTGTACATCACTTACTGGGCGTCAAAACGCGTCCGTTCGCGCAGCGATTACTACACCGCTGGCGGCAATATTACCGGCTTCCAGAACGGGCTGGCGATTTCCGGCGACTTTATGTCCGCGGCCTCGTTCCTCGGCATTTCGGCGCTGGTCTACACCTCCGGCTACGATGGACTGATCTATTCGCTCGGCTTCCTTGTCGGCTGGCCGATTATTCTGTTTCTGATCGCCGAACGCCTGCGTAACCTCGGCCGTTACACCTTTGCCGACGTAGCGTCTTACCGCCTGAAGCAGGGGCCGATCCGCACCCTCTCCGCCTGCGGTTCGCTGGTGGTGGTGGCGCTGTATCTGATTGCGCAGATGGTTGGCGCCGGTAAGCTCATCCAGTTGCTGTTCGGCCTCAACTATCACGTGGCGGTGGTGCTGGTCGGCGTGCTGATGGTGTTGTACGTGCTGTTCGGCGGCATGCTCGCCACCACCTGGGTACAGATTATCAAAGCGGTCCTGCTGCTGTTCGGCGCCAGCTTTATGGCCTTTATGGTGATGAAGCACGTCGGCTTCAGCTTCAATAATCTGTTCGCCGAAGCGATGGCGGTGCACCCGAAAGGGGCGGCAATCATGAGCCCCGGCGGGCTGGTGAAAGACCCGATATCGGCGCTGTCGCTGGGTCTTGGCTTGATGTTCGGTACCGCGGGTCTGCCGCACATCCTGATGCGCTTCTTCACCGTGAGCGACGCCAAAGAAGCGCGTAAGAGCGTATTCTACGCCACCGGTTTCATGGGCTACTTCTATATTCTGACCTTTATCATCGGCTTCGGCGCCATCATGCTGGTGGGAGCGAATCCGGCGTTTAAAGATGCCGCCGGTCAGCTTATCGGCGGCAATAACATGGCGGCGGTACATCTGGCGGATGCCGTTGGCGGTAACCTGTTCCTCGGCTTTATCTCGGCGGTGGCTTTCGCCACGATCCTGGCGGTGGTCGCCGGGCTGACGCTGGCGGGGGCATCAGCGGTCTCTCATGACCTGTATGCCAACGTGTTCAAGAAAGGGGCGACCGAACGTGAAGAGCTGAAAGTGTCGAAAATTACCGTGCTGATCCTGGGCGTGGTGGCGATTCTGCTGGGGATTTTGTTCGAAAACCAAAATATCGCCTTCATGGTCGGCCTGGCGTTCTCTATCGCTGCCAGCTGTAACTTCCCGATTATCCTGCTGTCGATGTACTGGTCGAAGCTGACCACCCGCGGCGCGATGATCGGCGGCTGGCTCGGCCTGCTCACTGCGGTGATTTTAATGATCCTCGGCCCAACCATTTGGGTGCAGATCCTCGGTCACGAGAAAGCGGTCTTCCCGTATGAATACCCGGCGCTGTTCTCCATCGCCATCGCGTTCATCGGCATCTGGCTGTTCTCGATTACCGATAACTCCGCCGAAGGGATGCGCGAGCGCGAGCAGTTCCGCGCTCAGTTTATCCGTTCGCAAACCGGTATCGGTATCGAACGCGGTCAGGCGCACTAA